The following are encoded together in the Tatumella ptyseos genome:
- a CDS encoding fimbria/pilus outer membrane usher protein, with protein sequence MDYNIIKKSSLVAAIFPLSYCNLSHADEFNMSFVHGANNVSSVSSVASGDTIQPGTYPFDIYLNQHKIDSLKVTFVKTKKEVITPCFDAEQLAQYGIKLPEPSVGNHCISVDTVIPDSKLDVDVNNQKIELTIPQTQLINIPKGTVPKRLWDNGINAGFVNYDYNFSHNKYKYNDNSSTENYSYLALNDGINIGSIRLRQNGSLTHNSYTGTHWTNIASWAETDIISLRSRLLVGQSSTSSSVFDSFQFRGAQISSVEDMLPDSMRNYAPVVRGVARSNARVSIRQNGYLVYSTNVSAGPFAIHDVYPNSSGTLYVTVTEADGTETHFEVPYASVANMLREGIWSYQVTAGRYNDGLNGYSPNFVQATVSSGTSYNLTPYGGAIVADNYRSAVAGVGTSLGNLGALSVDATYAVTNLASGSKQQGQSYRILYSKSLNTYGTDFRLAGYRYSTSGYYDLNDAVNERRDWKQGYYETDYTDPNKENSGTPSWAQKNNSTYTSSTYSNKRQRMEVSLSQSLGEYGSIYVNGSQQRYWNTSGSSRTAQLGYNGQSRRINYGIYWQTTKTQYGYSDKSVNIVLSIPLNMDSNNTNTTMINTQLAHSRQNGDSYNTGVSGTLLEDSRLSYGLSTGKSQGSDQNSAANIAYRSNIGNGSASYSYSNNYQQGSLSASGGIVLHSGGVLLSQPLSDTFALVKAKDADGTNVINSPGVKINHSGYAVVSSVTPYRYNAISLNTEHLGPGLDIPESTLQVVPTHGAIVQANFQTYYGHSLLIHASLADGSKPQLGASVLNQKGVNSGTVGTDGVVFVSGITSGDKLRLKWGDNADQQCLISIPDNLPPMKDGEGYQELTSQCYPDKG encoded by the coding sequence ATTAAAAAATCATCTTTAGTTGCTGCTATATTCCCCCTTTCATACTGCAACCTCTCTCATGCTGATGAATTCAATATGAGTTTTGTTCATGGCGCGAATAACGTAAGTTCGGTCTCTTCTGTTGCATCCGGCGATACCATTCAACCCGGTACTTACCCTTTCGATATTTATTTAAATCAGCATAAAATTGATAGCCTGAAAGTTACTTTTGTTAAGACTAAAAAAGAAGTTATTACTCCTTGTTTCGATGCTGAGCAGTTAGCACAGTACGGTATTAAATTACCCGAACCCTCAGTTGGAAACCATTGCATTAGTGTTGATACTGTAATACCTGATAGTAAACTAGATGTTGATGTAAACAATCAAAAAATCGAGTTAACCATTCCTCAAACACAATTAATTAATATCCCTAAAGGAACTGTTCCGAAACGTTTATGGGATAATGGTATTAATGCAGGGTTTGTTAATTATGATTATAATTTCAGCCATAATAAATATAAATATAACGATAATTCATCAACAGAAAACTATAGTTACCTTGCTTTGAATGATGGAATTAATATTGGCTCTATCAGACTCCGTCAAAACGGTAGTTTAACACATAATAGCTATACTGGGACACACTGGACAAATATTGCTAGCTGGGCTGAAACAGATATTATTTCCTTAAGAAGCCGCTTACTCGTCGGGCAAAGTTCGACGAGCAGTAGTGTTTTCGATAGTTTTCAATTTAGAGGAGCACAAATTAGTAGTGTAGAAGATATGTTACCTGACAGTATGCGTAATTATGCCCCTGTAGTGCGTGGTGTGGCTCGTTCGAACGCCCGAGTTTCTATTCGACAAAATGGTTATCTCGTCTATTCAACTAATGTGTCGGCTGGTCCCTTCGCGATTCATGATGTTTATCCAAATAGTAGTGGCACACTTTATGTTACAGTCACAGAAGCTGACGGCACTGAAACACATTTTGAAGTCCCCTATGCTTCCGTTGCAAATATGCTTCGGGAAGGTATTTGGAGTTACCAAGTAACAGCTGGCCGTTATAATGACGGCTTGAATGGCTACTCACCTAATTTTGTTCAAGCCACGGTGTCTAGTGGGACAAGTTATAATTTAACACCCTATGGCGGTGCTATTGTTGCGGATAATTATCGTTCGGCTGTCGCAGGTGTTGGTACGAGCCTAGGTAATTTAGGTGCATTATCCGTTGATGCAACTTATGCGGTGACTAACCTAGCATCCGGGAGTAAACAACAAGGTCAAAGTTATAGAATACTTTACTCAAAATCATTAAATACCTATGGGACTGACTTCCGCCTTGCAGGATATCGTTATTCAACTTCTGGGTATTATGATTTAAACGACGCGGTCAATGAACGACGTGACTGGAAGCAAGGATATTACGAAACAGATTATACCGACCCTAATAAAGAAAATAGTGGTACACCTAGTTGGGCTCAAAAAAATAACTCTACTTATACCTCGTCCACTTATTCCAACAAACGCCAAAGAATGGAGGTATCACTTAGTCAGTCATTAGGTGAATATGGATCAATATATGTTAATGGTAGCCAACAACGTTACTGGAATACTTCAGGTTCAAGTCGTACTGCACAGCTAGGGTATAATGGTCAGTCAAGACGTATTAACTATGGAATTTATTGGCAAACCACAAAAACTCAATATGGTTATTCGGATAAATCAGTCAATATCGTACTCTCTATTCCACTCAACATGGATTCAAACAATACCAATACAACGATGATTAATACACAACTAGCTCACTCCAGACAAAATGGCGACAGTTACAATACCGGTGTATCAGGCACATTATTAGAAGATAGTCGCCTAAGCTACGGTCTAAGCACAGGTAAAAGCCAGGGTAGTGACCAAAACTCTGCAGCTAATATCGCTTATCGCAGCAATATCGGTAATGGTAGTGCATCTTATAGTTATAGCAATAATTACCAACAGGGCTCTTTGTCGGCAAGTGGCGGCATTGTACTCCACTCTGGTGGAGTGCTACTTTCTCAACCTCTATCAGATACGTTTGCGCTGGTTAAAGCCAAAGATGCAGACGGTACAAATGTCATAAACTCGCCTGGCGTGAAGATAAACCATTCTGGCTATGCGGTGGTAAGCAGCGTTACTCCTTACCGTTACAACGCAATTAGTCTAAATACCGAACACCTTGGGCCTGGACTAGACATTCCAGAATCTACTCTGCAGGTAGTCCCTACCCATGGTGCGATCGTGCAAGCTAACTTCCAGACCTATTACGGGCACAGTTTATTAATCCATGCCTCATTGGCCGATGGCAGCAAACCTCAACTTGGGGCGAGTGTATTAAATCAGAAAGGCGTGAACAGTGGTACCGTTGGGACTGATGGTGTTGTGTTCGTATCAGGGATTACTAGTGGTGATAAGCTGCGTCTGAAATGGGGTGATAATGCAGACCAACAATGTTTAATATCAATTCCTGATAACCTACCTCCAATGAAGGATGGGGAGGGTTATCAAGAGCTCACATCACAATGCTACCCGGATAAAGGCTGA